In Desulfosporosinus sp. Sb-LF, the following proteins share a genomic window:
- a CDS encoding SGNH/GDSL hydrolase family protein, producing MVRKAMVKGSVFLVLLMSIIAILNSIFILKTVHRDKLIEGLYNQPSDAYDVVLMGSSHMNGGLDPNVLWHQYGITSFNYATGGQPIDVTYYLLKEVLEKHKNPIVVMDLYYLGSTDEYGEEGYVRYVLDNMNFSMNKLVAIINCTPLKDRIDYLFPIFEYHDRWKELTAKDFNYGSNANYAKGFEAGIEKYGKDDSSNISTTKTIDLPPKTMEYLVKIIDLSKKDGFKLIFTNTPYDYNSPGESSSWVKEPIEMFNKVAEIAKENNIPFINYCDKMSDIGFDFKEDMNNAGHVNIWGAVKVTMDMGKFLKENYSLVDHRTDNKYAQWNSDYVRSQAASLSVENKSS from the coding sequence GTGGTTAGAAAGGCAATGGTAAAAGGTTCCGTTTTTCTTGTTTTGTTAATGTCCATTATTGCAATTCTTAATTCTATATTTATACTAAAAACAGTCCATCGCGATAAGCTGATTGAAGGCTTGTATAATCAGCCTAGTGATGCTTATGATGTTGTTTTGATGGGTTCAAGTCATATGAACGGTGGTTTAGACCCGAATGTATTATGGCATCAATATGGTATAACTAGCTTTAACTATGCAACCGGAGGACAACCCATAGATGTAACTTATTATTTACTTAAGGAGGTCCTCGAAAAACATAAAAACCCTATTGTTGTTATGGATCTATACTATTTAGGTTCAACAGACGAATATGGGGAAGAAGGGTATGTCAGATATGTTCTTGATAATATGAATTTTTCCATGAATAAACTTGTTGCCATCATAAATTGTACACCACTTAAAGATAGAATAGATTACTTATTTCCAATTTTCGAATATCACGATAGATGGAAGGAACTAACGGCAAAGGATTTCAATTATGGTTCTAATGCGAATTATGCAAAAGGATTTGAGGCTGGTATCGAAAAATATGGAAAGGATGATTCAAGTAATATTTCTACAACAAAAACGATAGACCTTCCACCTAAGACAATGGAATATCTAGTTAAAATCATTGACCTATCTAAAAAAGATGGCTTTAAGTTAATCTTTACTAATACCCCCTATGATTATAACAGTCCGGGTGAATCAAGTAGCTGGGTCAAAGAGCCTATTGAGATGTTTAATAAGGTAGCAGAGATTGCTAAGGAGAATAATATACCATTTATTAATTATTGCGATAAAATGAGTGACATAGGGTTTGACTTTAAAGAAGATATGAACAATGCAGGGCACGTGAATATTTGGGGTGCAGTTAAAGTTACTATGGATATGGGAAAATTCCTAAAAGAAAACTATAGTTTGGTAGATCATCGAACGGATAATAAATATGCTCAATGGAATTCCGATTATGTGCGTTCACAAGCTGCTTCTCTTTCAGTAGAGAACAAAAGTTCATAA
- a CDS encoding DMT family transporter, which produces MSSKLKIIFVMIIWGSIGVFARNISISPTLLAFSRAIIALPVVYAFIRKDKQKLFSFIKNKSAKPVMLSGMLIGLAWVALFMAYRFTSVANATLAYNMCPIYVLILAPILLKEKLSSNQVLSVIIAFCGLILIVATSLNIKEANLMGISFGAVSGMFYAIIVLINRKFGTHIPIQSATFIQLMMAAVILAPLVLFEGPIQQWILLDLHGIVMLLILGIVHTGLAYQMYFSSYKELSSTSVALYSYLDPVFAIIFAVAILGEPFGIYQILGGVLILGSTMISNK; this is translated from the coding sequence GTGAGCAGTAAATTAAAAATAATATTTGTTATGATTATTTGGGGTAGTATAGGTGTTTTTGCTCGGAATATTTCAATTTCCCCGACACTACTTGCTTTTAGCAGGGCGATCATCGCACTACCAGTTGTTTATGCTTTTATTAGGAAGGATAAGCAGAAATTATTCTCGTTTATCAAGAACAAAAGTGCAAAACCTGTTATGCTAAGTGGAATGCTGATAGGACTTGCATGGGTCGCACTCTTTATGGCATACCGCTTTACAAGCGTAGCCAATGCAACATTGGCATATAATATGTGTCCCATTTATGTGTTGATTTTAGCACCAATTTTATTAAAGGAAAAACTCTCATCTAATCAAGTTCTAAGTGTTATAATTGCATTTTGTGGGTTGATTTTAATAGTTGCAACATCGTTAAATATAAAAGAAGCTAATTTAATGGGCATATCATTCGGGGCAGTGTCGGGAATGTTTTACGCTATCATAGTGCTTATTAACCGTAAGTTTGGAACGCATATTCCTATTCAATCGGCTACTTTTATTCAACTAATGATGGCAGCGGTAATTTTGGCTCCACTTGTGTTATTTGAAGGTCCAATCCAGCAGTGGATTTTATTAGACCTACATGGAATTGTTATGTTGCTTATTTTGGGGATTGTACATACGGGGCTTGCGTATCAAATGTATTTTTCAAGTTATAAAGAGCTTTCCTCGACGAGCGTAGCTCTATATAGCTACTTGGATCCTGTGTTTGCAATAATTTTTGCAGTAGCTATTTTAGGGGAACCATTTGGAATCTATCAAATACTAGGAGGAGTACTTATATTGGGATCTACAATGATTTCAAACAAATAG
- a CDS encoding aryl-sulfate sulfotransferase → MSNYLKTEQHLITLQSESEEKFLAELRSGNYTLENPLVVENPYLINPLAAVICFNTDERTTAQITVKGKAVEGDLTHTFATTKEHVLPIYGLYDNYENTVLITLDNGKTSQVKIKIEELDVNKALYCHTTSEYFGKDLMMISTTTPLIESCKTVGFDYAGDLRWVITNKQSWDIKRLENGRLLVTSYRTIQKPYYTVGLMEMDFSGKIYTEYRLPGGFHHDAIELENGNILAASDHDFDESVEDYVVEIDRKTGEVVKSWDLLNILPREKGNAGDWNHHDWFHNNAVWYDKATNSITMSGRHKDAIINLDYDTAKLNWIIGDPEGWGEEWQKYFFKNVTIGDFDWQYEQHAAIILPNGDVFVFDNGTYRSKNEATRISPDHNFSRGVIYRIDTDKMEIEQIWQYGKERGVEFYSPYICNVDYYNEGHYMIHSGGIATYRGKHTDGLGAMLLNKYKDEHIHLTLESITVEVQNDEVKYELKVQGGNYYRARRLPLYDETTNFALGKGKFLGGFGITPEFGFKVKFKDAEGEVPAKHNFSLILEEDRLALRATFKEGSEVFLELKDENESKFYSVPTVVHDVTAACVSFEEQNDNDFQFYVSRERLAGDFNIYLNIDNKRYDTQFSAKL, encoded by the coding sequence TTGAGCAATTATTTAAAAACAGAACAACATTTGATTACACTACAATCCGAGTCCGAAGAAAAGTTTTTGGCTGAGCTTAGGTCGGGAAATTATACTTTAGAAAACCCACTTGTTGTCGAAAACCCATATTTGATTAATCCACTTGCTGCAGTCATTTGTTTTAACACAGATGAGAGAACTACAGCACAAATAACTGTAAAAGGTAAAGCAGTAGAAGGTGATCTAACACATACCTTTGCTACTACAAAAGAACATGTATTACCGATTTATGGATTATATGATAATTATGAAAACACTGTGCTTATAACCCTCGACAATGGTAAAACGTCACAAGTAAAAATTAAAATTGAAGAATTAGATGTCAATAAAGCTCTATATTGCCATACCACCTCAGAGTATTTCGGGAAAGACCTAATGATGATCTCAACGACTACTCCTCTAATTGAATCTTGCAAAACGGTCGGATTTGATTATGCTGGTGATTTACGATGGGTTATCACAAATAAGCAAAGCTGGGATATTAAACGATTAGAAAATGGAAGGCTTTTGGTAACGTCTTACCGGACAATCCAAAAACCGTACTATACGGTTGGACTTATGGAAATGGACTTTAGCGGTAAAATCTATACAGAATATCGGTTGCCGGGCGGGTTTCACCATGATGCAATAGAGTTAGAAAATGGCAACATCTTAGCAGCTTCGGATCATGACTTCGATGAATCTGTTGAAGACTATGTCGTTGAGATCGATAGAAAAACAGGGGAAGTCGTTAAATCCTGGGATCTTCTTAATATCTTACCAAGAGAAAAAGGGAACGCGGGAGATTGGAACCACCATGATTGGTTCCACAACAACGCTGTTTGGTATGACAAAGCGACGAATTCTATTACCATGTCCGGCAGACACAAAGATGCGATTATTAACCTCGATTATGATACTGCAAAATTAAACTGGATTATCGGTGACCCAGAAGGTTGGGGAGAAGAATGGCAAAAATATTTCTTTAAAAACGTAACTATAGGTGATTTTGACTGGCAGTACGAACAACATGCCGCAATAATTCTACCTAATGGGGATGTATTCGTCTTTGATAACGGAACCTATCGATCTAAAAACGAAGCTACTAGAATTTCACCTGACCACAATTTCTCCAGAGGGGTTATCTATAGAATTGACACCGACAAAATGGAAATCGAACAAATTTGGCAGTATGGTAAAGAAAGAGGAGTAGAATTTTATTCCCCTTATATTTGTAATGTCGATTACTATAATGAAGGACACTATATGATTCACTCCGGCGGTATTGCCACCTATAGAGGAAAACATACCGATGGTTTAGGTGCAATGCTCTTGAATAAATATAAAGACGAGCATATCCATTTAACGTTAGAATCCATCACTGTTGAAGTACAAAATGATGAAGTTAAATACGAATTGAAAGTTCAAGGCGGTAATTATTATCGGGCAAGAAGACTTCCGTTATATGACGAAACGACCAACTTTGCTCTTGGTAAAGGAAAATTCCTGGGTGGATTTGGAATAACTCCAGAGTTTGGATTTAAAGTTAAATTTAAAGACGCAGAGGGAGAAGTTCCGGCAAAACACAATTTCTCGTTAATACTTGAAGAAGATAGATTAGCTCTTCGGGCAACATTTAAGGAAGGATCTGAAGTCTTTCTTGAATTAAAAGACGAAAACGAATCGAAGTTCTACTCAGTTCCGACAGTAGTTCATGATGTTACCGCAGCATGTGTTTCTTTTGAGGAGCAAAACGATAATGATTTCCAATTCTATGTTAGTAGGGAACGATTAGCGGGTGACTTCAATATTTATTTAAATATAGATAATAAACGATATGATACTCAATTCTCAGCGAAACTTTAA
- a CDS encoding thioredoxin family protein, which translates to MSLEKLNSSRFEEVIYDNGEPCLVIFSRKSCHVCQGVVPVLEDLQPQFEGKFSFYYVDVEEDKALYQRFSLKGVPQILLFKDGEYQGKLAGKVEEEDVEEKITDVLNS; encoded by the coding sequence ATGTCGTTAGAAAAATTGAATTCGAGCCGCTTCGAAGAAGTAATTTACGATAATGGAGAGCCCTGTTTAGTTATCTTTTCAAGAAAAAGCTGTCATGTCTGTCAGGGTGTCGTGCCCGTTTTAGAAGATTTGCAGCCGCAATTCGAAGGTAAGTTTAGTTTTTATTATGTCGATGTTGAGGAAGACAAGGCCTTATACCAAAGATTCTCCTTAAAAGGCGTTCCTCAAATTCTTTTGTTTAAAGATGGCGAATACCAAGGAAAATTAGCAGGTAAGGTTGAGGAAGAAGACGTCGAGGAAAAAATTACAGACGTGCTGAATTCATAA
- a CDS encoding LysR family transcriptional regulator, whose amino-acid sequence MRISDLKLLIELSHSKSITLTAEKMHISQQGLSQMIARLEQELDVILFHRSRQGTTLTEAGQKTVLTAKGIIEKYDDLKAELELLGQQQKSPIVGDLTLFHSHNSGTAVLPKALKFFKSRYPNVNLTLKESSPLETVDRIKDDPAAVGLINFPEAYYQDPEKQILFSCPELLYKKLLRDDLIVCIPKSWSLSKDQLASVNELVKRPMVYFDTKQYDEIISLIFQVDDQSPKVFLKTLNNELFRQTIIDGLAMGALSSLELSDYRLLKECTVQSDLRLKLVFTWVSSANCPMSIPAQKFLECLELSLNTTNE is encoded by the coding sequence ATGCGTATCAGTGACTTAAAACTTTTAATAGAATTGTCTCATTCGAAGTCGATTACACTTACGGCTGAGAAAATGCATATTTCCCAACAAGGTCTGAGCCAAATGATTGCGCGATTGGAGCAAGAGCTTGATGTTATATTATTTCATCGGAGTCGACAGGGAACGACCCTAACGGAGGCTGGCCAAAAGACCGTTCTCACAGCAAAGGGGATTATTGAAAAGTATGATGATTTAAAGGCTGAGTTAGAGCTGCTTGGCCAGCAGCAAAAGTCCCCGATCGTGGGTGATCTGACCCTTTTTCATTCCCATAATTCAGGTACAGCAGTTTTGCCCAAGGCTTTAAAATTTTTTAAGTCTAGATATCCGAATGTTAACTTAACGCTTAAAGAAAGTTCACCTTTAGAAACCGTTGATCGTATTAAGGATGATCCTGCAGCGGTGGGGCTTATAAACTTTCCGGAAGCTTATTACCAGGATCCTGAAAAACAAATTTTGTTTTCCTGTCCCGAGTTATTGTATAAAAAACTTTTACGCGATGATTTAATCGTCTGTATTCCGAAATCCTGGTCATTAAGCAAAGATCAACTTGCTTCGGTCAATGAATTGGTAAAACGTCCAATGGTCTATTTCGATACAAAGCAATACGATGAAATTATATCGTTAATTTTTCAGGTAGACGATCAGTCACCCAAGGTATTTTTAAAAACACTTAATAATGAATTATTCCGTCAAACGATCATTGATGGGTTAGCTATGGGTGCTCTTTCTTCGCTTGAGTTGAGTGATTATCGGCTTTTGAAAGAGTGTACTGTTCAGTCAGATCTGCGCTTAAAGCTCGTTTTTACCTGGGTGAGTTCAGCGAATTGCCCCATGTCAATTCCCGCACAGAAGTTTTTAGAATGTCTAGAGCTATCCTTAAATACAACGAATGAGTAA
- a CDS encoding MFS transporter — translation MAVEAHKKTDLSKELLGTPAKNGKIINNYFDGLEVTSTHKLLFYIIMLAYFFEQMDNWNFGFIAPALMKSWHLDLAAVGKINFAYFVAMTLGGLTGGIISDFIGRRKTFLGAILLFSVASIANGFAQSVEVFTITRTLTGFGIFCMMVTSQVYIAEMSPGATRGKWQSLTASIGFLAAPLVGLLCRIVIPLSPEAWRYIFFLGGFGFIGFIMGLKYLKESPRWLVTNGKRESAEEVIEQLTNVKVDLTEAASKVEPRVKTLDVLVGIFSPKYIKRTLIILFFVLLTVPAGFVITNWTPTLLNQRGLSVNDALTASSLLMFGVPAGCYLSSLIADKGGRKIPMAVMAISVAVLSVIFGQIKGFVPIVLCGFLMIAVNMAMNFITFSYIAENYPTKMRNTSTGIHNSVGRLATSVLQLYIPVVFAQYKFTGVYNMVAILVCIPVAVLLLWGLKTGGKSLEEIS, via the coding sequence ATGGCAGTCGAGGCGCACAAGAAAACTGATCTTTCTAAGGAACTTCTAGGTACTCCAGCTAAAAACGGTAAGATCATTAATAATTATTTTGACGGCTTAGAAGTGACATCAACCCATAAGTTATTATTTTACATTATAATGTTAGCCTATTTCTTTGAGCAAATGGATAATTGGAATTTTGGTTTCATTGCTCCCGCGTTAATGAAAAGCTGGCACCTTGACTTGGCTGCGGTCGGAAAAATAAATTTCGCCTATTTTGTAGCCATGACCCTCGGAGGGTTAACGGGTGGTATAATATCGGACTTTATTGGACGCAGAAAAACATTTTTAGGAGCAATTCTTCTCTTCTCAGTCGCTTCGATCGCTAATGGTTTTGCTCAAAGTGTTGAAGTTTTTACAATAACTAGGACATTAACAGGTTTTGGTATCTTTTGTATGATGGTCACTTCGCAAGTATATATTGCAGAGATGTCACCCGGAGCCACTCGTGGAAAGTGGCAAAGCTTAACGGCTTCAATTGGTTTCCTGGCAGCCCCTTTAGTAGGGCTTTTATGCCGCATAGTTATTCCACTGAGCCCAGAAGCTTGGCGCTATATTTTCTTCTTGGGTGGATTTGGATTTATTGGATTCATAATGGGTCTCAAATATTTAAAAGAATCACCGCGTTGGTTAGTTACTAATGGTAAGAGAGAATCAGCAGAAGAAGTCATTGAACAATTAACTAATGTAAAAGTCGACTTGACTGAAGCAGCTTCTAAAGTCGAACCTCGGGTTAAAACATTGGACGTTTTAGTCGGTATATTTTCACCGAAGTATATTAAAAGAACATTAATTATCTTGTTCTTTGTTCTCCTAACAGTCCCTGCTGGGTTTGTTATTACGAACTGGACACCGACCCTATTAAACCAAAGAGGGTTAAGTGTTAATGATGCTTTAACAGCTTCCTCTCTCCTTATGTTTGGCGTTCCGGCAGGTTGTTACCTATCCTCCTTGATCGCTGACAAAGGCGGTAGGAAGATTCCAATGGCAGTCATGGCTATTTCGGTCGCAGTATTATCTGTAATCTTTGGACAAATAAAAGGGTTTGTTCCTATTGTACTTTGTGGATTCCTAATGATAGCTGTTAATATGGCTATGAACTTCATAACATTTAGTTATATTGCTGAGAATTACCCAACAAAAATGCGGAATACATCAACTGGAATTCATAATTCAGTAGGACGTTTAGCAACTTCTGTTCTACAATTATATATTCCTGTAGTTTTTGCCCAATATAAATTTACAGGTGTTTACAATATGGTCGCGATTTTGGTTTGTATTCCGGTAGCTGTTTTATTACTATGGGGGCTAAAAACGGGTGGCAAGTCGCTTGAAGAAATTTCTTAA
- the trxB gene encoding thioredoxin-disulfide reductase has product MVNSYDLIIIGGGPAGLSAAIYGGRAKLKTLIINKGAVGGLVNTTREIVNYPGYGQISGSDLMLDFKKHAERFGVEFLRDIVVSTDFSQEDKVIKTKKGKEFTAKAVIIACGSEPRLLNIPGEKRLQGSGVAYCATCDAEFFEGEDVVVIGSGDQAIEEGMYITKFAKKVTVIVLHDEGILDCNKVSAERAFRKEKMEFIWNSTVEEVLGEESVKGVKIKNLKTGDSSELECQGVFFFVGMVPSTQYLKESGVEMDKRGYIPVNNLMETNLEGVYAVGDNRIKYLRQVVSAAGDGATAAVAAERYIEELNAFKTNIANSYKKVLLVFFNASNTESLEFSSLMEELQREHNEDYKIVKVDLATKKNLAEKYEIKAVPAVIVLDKGKKVKELGCSMDKAKLKAQII; this is encoded by the coding sequence ATGGTTAATTCGTATGATTTGATAATTATTGGCGGGGGACCCGCTGGATTATCCGCTGCTATCTATGGGGGTAGGGCTAAGCTTAAAACTCTTATCATCAACAAAGGAGCCGTCGGCGGTTTAGTGAATACGACACGTGAAATTGTTAATTACCCTGGTTACGGACAAATTAGTGGCTCTGATCTCATGCTTGACTTTAAGAAACATGCTGAGAGATTTGGCGTGGAGTTTTTAAGAGATATAGTCGTAAGTACCGATTTTTCCCAAGAAGATAAAGTGATCAAAACCAAAAAGGGGAAGGAATTTACAGCTAAGGCTGTGATCATCGCCTGCGGTAGTGAGCCAAGGCTCCTGAATATCCCTGGTGAGAAACGGCTCCAAGGTAGTGGAGTAGCGTATTGCGCCACCTGTGATGCTGAATTCTTCGAAGGGGAAGACGTCGTTGTCATTGGAAGCGGCGACCAAGCCATCGAGGAAGGCATGTATATTACCAAGTTTGCGAAAAAAGTTACAGTTATTGTGCTCCATGATGAAGGAATCTTGGATTGCAATAAAGTCAGTGCTGAACGCGCGTTTCGTAAAGAAAAAATGGAGTTTATCTGGAACTCCACGGTAGAAGAAGTATTGGGCGAAGAAAGTGTTAAAGGGGTTAAAATAAAGAACTTAAAAACAGGCGACTCTTCAGAATTAGAATGCCAGGGTGTATTTTTCTTTGTTGGAATGGTTCCCTCTACGCAATATCTTAAAGAGAGTGGCGTCGAGATGGACAAGAGGGGATATATCCCTGTCAATAACCTGATGGAAACGAATCTGGAGGGTGTTTATGCGGTTGGGGATAATCGAATTAAATATTTAAGACAAGTTGTTTCGGCGGCTGGAGATGGGGCTACGGCAGCTGTAGCTGCTGAGCGCTACATTGAAGAACTCAATGCCTTCAAGACCAATATCGCTAATAGCTATAAAAAAGTTTTACTGGTGTTCTTCAATGCCTCGAACACAGAAAGTCTGGAGTTTTCATCCTTAATGGAGGAGCTTCAGCGAGAGCATAATGAAGACTATAAAATTGTTAAAGTAGACTTAGCTACCAAGAAAAACCTTGCAGAAAAGTATGAGATAAAAGCTGTCCCTGCCGTCATTGTTTTAGATAAAGGGAAGAAGGTTAAAGAACTAGGATGTAGTATGGATAAAGCTAAACTTAAGGCACAAATCATATAA
- a CDS encoding MBOAT family O-acyltransferase encodes MSWNPIYCIFIATSTLITYSSGLLIEKETKHKQYDEERSVRLKKFWVFLNLLSNLGILFLFKYYNFFGTTLVEIFSFLHINTHIPSFDYILPVGISFYTFQALSYTIDVYRNDVKAQKNLGKYALFVSFFPQLLAGPIGKSKNMLHQFDEKHSFDYDRVKNGLILMLWGVIQKTVIADRLGELVNTVYKNPSNYQGFEIAIATLFYAFEIYCDFSAYSDIAIGAGEVLGFRLPKNFERPYFSKSIKEFWRRWHITLGAWFKDYLYIPLGGNRCSKLRYYYNILVVFFVCGLWHGAAINFIIWGAIHSIYQITGDMLKPVKKTMIKKLNINTKGFGLKLFQVMVTFALVDFAWIFFKAGTFTIAITLIRKMFYFNPWIFIDGSIFKLGLDQKDFSISILCVGVVLVVNMMQRTRNLRSELSKQNIVFRWSVYLTTVVIILIFGIYGPRFNPQQFIYLQF; translated from the coding sequence ATGAGCTGGAATCCTATATATTGTATTTTTATTGCGACATCAACGTTAATAACGTATAGTAGTGGTTTGTTAATAGAAAAAGAAACTAAACATAAACAATATGACGAAGAACGATCTGTAAGGCTTAAAAAATTCTGGGTTTTCCTGAATCTTTTAAGTAACTTAGGTATTCTATTTCTATTTAAATATTATAATTTTTTTGGTACTACCCTAGTAGAGATATTTTCGTTTCTACATATTAATACTCATATACCATCATTTGATTACATATTGCCAGTAGGAATATCCTTTTATACATTTCAAGCTCTCAGTTATACTATTGATGTTTACAGAAATGATGTTAAAGCTCAGAAAAATTTAGGCAAATATGCTTTATTTGTATCATTTTTTCCACAACTGCTTGCCGGACCCATAGGAAAATCGAAAAATATGCTACATCAATTTGATGAGAAGCACTCATTCGATTATGATAGAGTGAAAAATGGATTGATTTTGATGCTATGGGGAGTTATTCAAAAGACAGTCATTGCTGATAGGTTAGGGGAATTGGTAAATACCGTATATAAAAATCCTAGTAATTATCAAGGATTTGAAATAGCCATAGCTACCTTGTTCTATGCTTTCGAAATCTATTGCGACTTTTCAGCCTATTCAGATATAGCGATAGGTGCAGGGGAAGTCCTGGGATTCAGGTTACCCAAGAATTTTGAACGTCCATATTTTTCGAAATCAATTAAAGAGTTTTGGAGACGGTGGCATATTACTCTTGGCGCATGGTTTAAAGATTATTTATATATCCCTTTGGGAGGTAACAGGTGTAGTAAGTTAAGATATTATTATAATATCCTGGTTGTATTTTTCGTATGTGGTTTATGGCATGGTGCAGCAATTAACTTTATAATTTGGGGAGCAATACACAGTATTTATCAAATAACCGGTGACATGCTCAAGCCTGTTAAGAAAACTATGATAAAAAAACTAAATATTAATACAAAAGGATTTGGTTTAAAGTTGTTTCAGGTAATGGTAACGTTTGCACTGGTTGATTTTGCTTGGATATTTTTCAAGGCTGGCACATTTACTATTGCTATAACATTAATTAGGAAAATGTTCTATTTTAATCCGTGGATTTTTATTGATGGTTCTATTTTTAAACTGGGATTAGACCAGAAGGACTTTTCAATATCAATACTTTGTGTAGGTGTGGTTTTAGTTGTAAATATGATGCAAAGGACCAGAAATCTGCGTAGTGAATTATCCAAACAAAATATAGTGTTTAGATGGTCTGTATATTTAACCACTGTCGTAATTATTCTGATATTCGGCATATATGGACCGAGGTTTAATCCTCAACAGTTTATCTATCTTCAATTTTAG